The DNA window GGTCCAGCAGCGCGACGCGGCGCTCGAGCATGCCCGCCGGCTGTTCCCGCAGCTGCCGCCGCCGACGCGCTGCACAGTGACCGACTGGGTGGCCGAGGAATACAGCAGGGGATGTTATGCCGCCCTGTTCGGCCCCGGGGACTGGTTGAAGCTGGGGCCGACCCTGACGGCGCCCCACGGCCGCGTGCATTGGGCGGGCACCGAAACCAGCCTGGAGTTCTTCGGCCTGATGGAGGGCGCGATCAGGTCGGGACGCCGCGTCGCGAACGAATTGACCCACGGCGCCGAACCGGCGTCCGCCTCGCGAAAGGTGATGTCACTGTGACGAATATCCTCGAGACGACGAACCTCGTCGACACCACGCGTAGCGGGTTCAACGCCGCGATCGACCAGCCCTACGCCTATGCCCGCAAGCCGTTGTCCGAACCGGACTGGCGTCGGTACCCGGGCTGGGCGGCGGTGACCGACGCCGAGTGGCGCGACCCGCAATGGCAGCGGGCGCACTCCGTGAAGAACATCGACCAGTTGCGCGCGGTGGTCGGCGACCTCCTCGACGATCGGTTCTACGCCGACCTCGCCGCCGATCAACGGCAACGGGCCACCATGTCGATGCTGCTGCCGCCGCAGATGCTCAACACCATGGCACCGGAAACCGCGCCGGGACGCCACGGCCTGACCGAGGCGTTCTATGCCGACCCGATCCGGCGGTACATGCTGCCGCTGCTCAGCGACCGCGACGCGGAATGGGGCTCACACCCGCACGCGGAGCGGGATTCGTTGCACGAGAGCGACATGTGGGTCGTGGAGGGCTTGACCCATCGGTACCCCACCAAGGTGCTCGCCGAGCTGGTGTCGACCTGCCCGCAATATTGCGGCCACTGCACGCGGATGGATCTGGTCGGCAACTCCACGCCGACGGTACGCAAGACCAAGCTGACCCTGCAGCCGGCCGACCGGCAGGAACAGATGCTGGTATACCTGCGCGCCACCCCGACGGTGCGTGACGTCGTGGTGTCCGGCGGGGACGTGGGTAACGTCCCCTGGCCGCGGCTGGAGTCGTTCCTCGTACGGTTGCTCGAGATCGACACCGTCCGCGACATCCGCCTGGCGTCGAAGGCTCTTTCCGGCCTGCCGCAGCACTGGCTGCAACCGAGGGTGCTCGACGGCGTGTACCGCACCGCGCACGTCGCCGCCGCCCGCGGCGTCAACCTGGCGTTGCACACCCACATCAACCACGTCCAGTCGGTGACCCCCCTGGTGGCGGCGGCGGCGCGGGCGCTGCTCGACGCGGGCCTGCGCGACGTGCGCAACCAGGGCGTGTTGTTGCGCGGCGTCAACGCGACCGCGGCCGACCTGCTCGATCTGTGCTTCGCGCTGCAGGGCGAGGCGAACATCCTGCCGTACTACTTCTACATGTGCGACATGATCCCCAACGCCGAGCACTGGCGGATTCCGCTGTGGGAAGCCCAGCAGTTGCAGTCGGAGATCATGGGCTACCTGCCGGGCTTCGCCACGCCGCGACTGGTCTGCGACGTTCCCTACGTCGGCAAGCGATGGGTCCATCAGGTCATCTACTACGACCGCATCCGCGGCATCTCGCACTGGAGCAAGAACTACCGCACCGGACTGGACGGATCGGATATCGACGCGCTGAACCGGGTGTACCCGTATTACGACCCCATCAGCAGCCTGCCGTCCTCCGGGCAGGCCTGGTGGCGGAAGCTCTGCAACCGCAGCCCCGAACCGGCCGTCGCACCCGGCTACGAGCAGTACCTGATTCCCGACGGCGCCGCGCTGGCCGGCCGCTGGATGTGATCAGTCCCTCGAGATGGGTTGGAACACAGTGGGGGCAGGCTTGTTCGTGCCAGGTTCGCCGTCGTCGCCGATCGGGTGGTGAAGGCGAAAACGCGTCGGGCTGCGTCGCCGGTGAGAGCGCCCGGTCGAATGCGGCGGCGGGAGACGGCCCCGGTAGCTGCAGGTCCTGCACCGTTCGCGCCGCTTGGGCTACTGTCGATCGCGTGGTGACGACGCAGGGCACGCAGGTGCGCGAACTCGCGTGGACGGTGGTGGGGGCATCGGCCGGAAGCCTCGCGCGCTACTGGGTCGCCCAGCTGTGGCCGGGCCGCATGCTTGAGGCGATGCTCGGCCTCACCGCGGCCGCGGCCTGCGTCGCGGGCTTCGCCCTGCTCGCACCGCTGCGGGCCGCCGTGCGCACGGTGCTGCTGGCCGCCGGCGGGGCCGCGGCCAGCATCAGCACCATGGCGACGCTGGTCGCGTCGGCAACACCCGTGCACTCGATGCTCGTGCTCGCCGGCTTCTTCGGCTGTGCGGTGGCCGGCGTGCTGGTGGGCATGCTGGCGGTACCGTCCGTCCCGCCCACCGTGCAACGCGATGAACGACTCTGAGAGCCGCTGTGGACGCGATCCTGTTCGCCTCCGGCTCGGCAGTCGGGGCGGTGTTGGCGTGGTTGGTGGTCCGCGGTGGGCCGAGCCGTTCAACGGTGCTGGCGCTCAACGGAATCGCGTGTGGGCTGTTCGGCGCACTGGGATCGGCGAGTTTGGGTGCCAACATGCCCGCGGTTGAATTCGGCTTCGGCCTCTTGGGCACGGCGGCGCCACTGACGTTGTGCCTGAATCGGTCGGTCATCGGGAGCGTGGGAATCCCCGCCACGGTCCGCCACCTCGCCGTCGGCCTCGCGTTCGCCCTGGTGTCCGGCATCGGCTGTGCCACAGTGGGGTTCGTGGCGGTGCACGGCGTGCGCCAGATCTCCGGCAAGGAACGTCGCGGCATCCACGTGGGCTGTCCGTCCACCGTGTCGCCGGAGTCGGTCCGCATCTCCACCGCAGTCTCATGAGATCGACGTCGTTCCGCCGCTTGGCCGCCTGGACCTGCCTGCTGTTGCTGGCCGTCGTCCTGGCGTTGCCGTGGGCACCTCCGCCCCGGTGCGCCGAGCGGATGCCCGCGCAGCCGGGCGCCTCCACGCCGTATCTGCCCTTCGACATGGACGAGGCCCCCACGCAGCGCAAGGTCTTCGCCCACTACATGCCGAATCTGCCGATCTCGATCGACAACAAGAACGGGGACGAAGACTATTACGCCCAGCAGTACCTGGCGGTCAACGGCGAGAACGGCGTACACGCCGCCTACGGCGGACTGCTGCGGGACAGGCCGCTGCCCCGGGCGCACAGTTCCAACCCCGACTGGCGGGTGGCCGACCTGGAAGCCGAGATCGGGCAAGCCAAGAGCGTGGGCATCGACGGGTTCGCGGTAGACGTGCTCGCGCCCCGCAGCGCGTCCGATGACGTCGACCGACTGCTGCGCGCGACCGAGGCGATGGGAAATTTCACGGTCCTGATCACCGCCGACATCTCGAGCCCGCTGGGGGCGATGGCCCCGGCCGACTTCGCGGCGGACATCGCGCCGTACCTGACCGCACCGGGGGCCTTCCACCTGTCCGACGGCCGGGCCGTCCTGGGCGCCTTCGCCGCCGAGCGGCAGTCGACGGAGTGGTGGGTGAGCGTCATCAGCACCCTGCGCGACAAATCCAACGTCGATGTCGCCTTCGTCCCGACCTTCCTCGACGTGGCCGACAACCTGGAGCGATTCGCCGGCTTCAGCTATGGATTCAGCGAGTGGGGGGGACGAAGCCCCAACGCCATGGCGGTCCAGGACAGCGGCCACGGCTCCCCGGTGGATGTCATCCGGCGCGCGCATCAGCTCGGCAAGCTATGGATGCAGCCGGTGCCCTTCCAGGACAATCGGCCGCGCAGCGGCATTTTCGTGGAGTCGGCCAACGGCGTGACTAACCGCCTGGCGTGGCAACTCGCCGAGCAACAGCATGCCGAGTGGGTGCAGTTGCTCACCTGGAACGACTACGTGGAGACGACCGCGATGGCGCCGTCGGTCGCCCACGGCTGGCGCATCCTGGACATGAACGCCTACGACATCGCGTGTTTCAAGTTCGGTGGGCCTCCGCGCATCGTGCGCAACGCGCTGTATCTGTCGTACCGGGCTCAACCGTTCGGCGCGCTGCCGGTGTACCCGGAATCCTCCCTGATGCACCTGCTGCCGACCAGCGTGCCGGCCCGCGACATGATCGAAGTTGTGGCGTTCGCGACGGGGCCGTCGCGCGTCGTCATCAAAACCGGCCCGCACGAGTACTCGTGCGACGTCCCCGAGGGCCGGGGAATCTGCACCTTCCCGTTGAGCCTCGGGCCGATCGCGGCCGAGATGTGGCGCGACGGCGCGGTGGTCGCCACGGCGCGGTCCAACGCCGACGTCACCAACACGCCCTATGTGCAAGACCTTCAGTACCGCGTGGTGGGGGGTCTGCGGTAGATTGCCGAACCCTGGCCGCGCGGGGATCCGCGCCAAACGGGTGCGAGCGGCCGGGCGCGCCGCGCGCCGGTCCGCGGCCGTGCTCGCCGTGCTGGCCCCGGTGCTGGTGGCGGTGAACGGTGTATGCGGCTACCTCGTTTTCGCCAGAGCCGCAGACAGCGTCGTGTCGCACGTGGATGCCGTGGTCGTGCTGGGCGGCGAGCACGACGGTCGGGAGGGCTACGGTGTGGCGTTGGCGCGGCAGGGGCTTGCCCCCACCGTGGTGCTGTCGAACCCCTACCCGGCCACGGACCGCGTGATGAGCCGGATCTGTTCCGGGCAGCACGGCGCGGTGCGGGTGATCTGCCCGCGGCCCGAGCCGCCGACGACCCGCGGGGAGGCCATGATGACGCGACGTCTGGCGCTCGAGCACCACTGGAAACAGGTCATGGTCGTCACGTGGCGCTACCATCTGCCCCGGGCGCGTCTGTTGTTCTGCCAATGTTTGTGCGCGAGTGGGGTTTCGGTAACGGCCAAGGCCGTGCCCCGCCAGTACGTGCTGCCCGTGTGGTACTGGGAGTACATCTATCTCTACCAGTTCGCGGGCATCGCGAAGGCGCTCCTCGTCGGTCACTGCTAGAGCGGCGGACCAGCAGCCGGGCGGGGCCTAACGCCGGCCCGACAGCTCGCCCAACGCGTCGCTGTCGACGACGAACCGTGTGTCGTGGTCGAGGTCCTCGGGCAGGATTCCCATGGGCTCGTCGACGATGTGGCCCCCCATGACATAGGTGTCCCGCGAAAACCATTCGCCCTGCGTGCCGCGCTTCCATACGGCCGGGGAACCGGCGTAGAGGCCTTTCCTGCCGTCCGCGCCGCCGCCGCGCATCAGCGTGGAGTTGGCCCCCAGCAGCGACTCGTCCGGCAGTGCGGCACCCTTGAGCAGCACGGCGCGGCTGCCCACCAGCGAGTGGTGGCCGACCGTGATGCGTCCCACCGACTGTTGGTCGGTCGCGAAGTCCGGCTCGTGCGTCTGCATCAGGCACCTGTTTCCGCCGACCATGCAGAACGCTCTGAGGACGATGGTTCCCGAGCAGTCGAGATAGTTGCGGCTGCCGATCTTGGCGCAGGTTCCCATGAACAGGGTGCCGGCCTGACTGTCGTAGTCCCGATAGATCGGATGCGCGGAGACCCAGTTCCACGACTCGATGATGACGTGGTTGCTGAGCCGTACGTGGCGCATCCGCCGGAAGACGTTGAAGGGGCCGATCCGCACATCATGGTCGATTTCGAACTTCTCCACACCCACAACGAGGTTCGGGCCGATGTGCGAGGACGGGTGGATGTCGTGACCGAACAGTCTCAACAGCCGATTCTTCAGCCGCGAGGCGGGCAACAGCCAGCAGAACGCTTCGATGAGGACTCTCATTGCAAGCGGCCCCCGGCGTCCGGGGCGAAGGCTCGCGGGGGAAGGTGAAACAGGTCGAGACTCATCAACGGCCCTTTCGTGTCGGGATTCTGCACGCCGGCGGGTGGGTGACACAGGTGGAGTCGCGGATGCGTGGCTCGCAATCCGCCCGGCAGTCCACACCCGGCCCAAGAGCCGCCCCCGGCGATGGAATCCCCCTCGACGGTTCGGGCTCCCGTCGCCGGTCGCCCCGCCACGAGGCCGCATCGCTGCAAGTCGTCGTGACGGACCTGCCGGGCCTGTCCGGGGTCTTCGTGCCCGTCGCACTCACCATGCCTAAATACTACAAGCCCGCGATTAGCGTTGCAGCCATTCTTAAAGTATGTAATATGACCAAGGTGAGGGCGATCGGTTTCGACTTCTGTCGTTTCGATCGGCACGACGAGGGGGCGAACGGTGCGGTGCGGTGTCAGTCGCGGTGATGCGTGGTCAGCCGGTGGCGCCGGCTACGGCCCGAACGGCATCGCCCGCGCCGCGGCGCGGGCAGGCCGGGTTTCGTGCCGACGGGCCCGGGTGCAGCGGCGCGGAGCCGCGAACCGGGCACCGGCCGCACCACTTTGACAGGCTCGGCTGAAAAGGACGCATGGATGAAAAAGGCTTTGATCACCGGTATCACTGGTCAGGACGGCTCGTACCTGGCCGAGTTGCTGTTGCGCAAGGGGTACGAAGTACACGGGTTCATCCGGCGTGCCTCCACCTTCAACACGTCGCGTATCGAGCACCTCTACGTCGACCCCCACGACCCCGACGCCCGGCTGTTCCTGCACTACGGTGACCTGTCGGACGGCTCGCGACTGGTGACCCTGCTCTCGAAGATCGATCCCGACGAGGTCTACAACCTCGCGGCACAGTCCCACGTCCGGGTCAGCTTCGACGAACCCGAACACACCGGCAACACGACCGGCCTGGGGTCGATCCGCCTTCTGGAGGCCGTGCGCATCGGGAAGGTCAACTGCAGGTTCTACCAGGCATCGAGCTCGGAGATGTTCGGCGCGTCGCCCCCGCCGCAGAATGAGGAGACCGCGTTCTACCCGCGTTCTCCCTACGGTGCGGCGAAGGTGTACGCCTACTGGATAGCGCGAAACTACCGCGAGGCGTACGGCATGTACGTGGTCAACGGGATTCTGTTCAACCACGAGTCCCCCCGGCGCGGCGAGACATTCGTGACCCGCAAGATCAGCCGTGCCGCGGCACGCATCAAGGCGGGACTCGACCAGCACCTCTACCTGGGCAACCTGGACGCGGTCCGCGACTGGGGCTACGCGCCGGAGTACGTGGAGGGCATGTGGCGGATGCTGCAGGCCGACGAGCCCGAAGACTACGTGCTGGCCACCGGAGCGGCGTTCACGGTTCGCGACTTCGTGGAAGCGGCGTTCAATCACGTGGACCTGGACTGGAGGGAACACGTCCGCTTCGACCAGCGCTATCTGCGCCCCACGGAGGTCGACGCCCTGATCGGCGACGCGAGCAAGGCCGAGCGGCTGGTGGGATGGCGCGCATCGGTGCGGGCGCCGGAGCTGGCGCGAATCATGGTCGATGCGGACATCGCAGCCCTGAAAGAAGCGGGCAGCCCCGGGATCGACACACCGATGCTGCCGGTTTGGAGCTGAGTCACCTTGGAATACAAGCGCTTTTCGCCAGGCCCTGTGGACCGCCACGCGCCGGTGTACGTGGCGGGCCATCGCGGGATGGTGGGTTCCGCGATCTGCCGGCAGCTGTCGGCGCGCGGCTTCACCAACGTCCTCACGCGCACGCACGAGGAACTCGACCTCACGGATCGGCACGCGACCTTCTCGTTCTTCGAGCAGGCGCGGCCGCAGGTGGTCGTGCTGGCGGCGGCCCGGGTCGGCGGCATCCTGGCCAACAGCACCTTCCCGGTCGACTTCATCTCGGACAACCTGCAGATCCAGGTCAACGTCCTCGACGCGGCTCTGGGCCAGCGGGTGGAGCGCCTGTTGTTCCTCGGATCCTCTTGCATCTACCCGAAATTCGCTCCCCAGCCGATCGCCGAGGATTCGCTGCTCACCGGCGCGCTCGAACCGACCAATGACGCCTACGCCATCGCGAAGATCGCCGGGATCATCCAGGTGCAGTCCGTGCGTCGCCAGTACGGGCTGCCGTGGATCTCGGCCATGCCGACGAACCTCTA is part of the Mycobacterium sp. HUMS_12744610 genome and encodes:
- a CDS encoding KamA family radical SAM protein produces the protein MLETTNLVDTTRSGFNAAIDQPYAYARKPLSEPDWRRYPGWAAVTDAEWRDPQWQRAHSVKNIDQLRAVVGDLLDDRFYADLAADQRQRATMSMLLPPQMLNTMAPETAPGRHGLTEAFYADPIRRYMLPLLSDRDAEWGSHPHAERDSLHESDMWVVEGLTHRYPTKVLAELVSTCPQYCGHCTRMDLVGNSTPTVRKTKLTLQPADRQEQMLVYLRATPTVRDVVVSGGDVGNVPWPRLESFLVRLLEIDTVRDIRLASKALSGLPQHWLQPRVLDGVYRTAHVAAARGVNLALHTHINHVQSVTPLVAAAARALLDAGLRDVRNQGVLLRGVNATAADLLDLCFALQGEANILPYYFYMCDMIPNAEHWRIPLWEAQQLQSEIMGYLPGFATPRLVCDVPYVGKRWVHQVIYYDRIRGISHWSKNYRTGLDGSDIDALNRVYPYYDPISSLPSSGQAWWRKLCNRSPEPAVAPGYEQYLIPDGAALAGRWM
- a CDS encoding endo-1,3-alpha-glucanase family glycosylhydrolase, producing the protein MRSTSFRRLAAWTCLLLLAVVLALPWAPPPRCAERMPAQPGASTPYLPFDMDEAPTQRKVFAHYMPNLPISIDNKNGDEDYYAQQYLAVNGENGVHAAYGGLLRDRPLPRAHSSNPDWRVADLEAEIGQAKSVGIDGFAVDVLAPRSASDDVDRLLRATEAMGNFTVLITADISSPLGAMAPADFAADIAPYLTAPGAFHLSDGRAVLGAFAAERQSTEWWVSVISTLRDKSNVDVAFVPTFLDVADNLERFAGFSYGFSEWGGRSPNAMAVQDSGHGSPVDVIRRAHQLGKLWMQPVPFQDNRPRSGIFVESANGVTNRLAWQLAEQQHAEWVQLLTWNDYVETTAMAPSVAHGWRILDMNAYDIACFKFGGPPRIVRNALYLSYRAQPFGALPVYPESSLMHLLPTSVPARDMIEVVAFATGPSRVVIKTGPHEYSCDVPEGRGICTFPLSLGPIAAEMWRDGAVVATARSNADVTNTPYVQDLQYRVVGGLR
- a CDS encoding YdcF family protein, which gives rise to MLAVLAPVLVAVNGVCGYLVFARAADSVVSHVDAVVVLGGEHDGREGYGVALARQGLAPTVVLSNPYPATDRVMSRICSGQHGAVRVICPRPEPPTTRGEAMMTRRLALEHHWKQVMVVTWRYHLPRARLLFCQCLCASGVSVTAKAVPRQYVLPVWYWEYIYLYQFAGIAKALLVGHC
- a CDS encoding acyltransferase, whose protein sequence is MRLFGHDIHPSSHIGPNLVVGVEKFEIDHDVRIGPFNVFRRMRHVRLSNHVIIESWNWVSAHPIYRDYDSQAGTLFMGTCAKIGSRNYLDCSGTIVLRAFCMVGGNRCLMQTHEPDFATDQQSVGRITVGHHSLVGSRAVLLKGAALPDESLLGANSTLMRGGGADGRKGLYAGSPAVWKRGTQGEWFSRDTYVMGGHIVDEPMGILPEDLDHDTRFVVDSDALGELSGRR
- the gmd gene encoding GDP-mannose 4,6-dehydratase — translated: MKKALITGITGQDGSYLAELLLRKGYEVHGFIRRASTFNTSRIEHLYVDPHDPDARLFLHYGDLSDGSRLVTLLSKIDPDEVYNLAAQSHVRVSFDEPEHTGNTTGLGSIRLLEAVRIGKVNCRFYQASSSEMFGASPPPQNEETAFYPRSPYGAAKVYAYWIARNYREAYGMYVVNGILFNHESPRRGETFVTRKISRAAARIKAGLDQHLYLGNLDAVRDWGYAPEYVEGMWRMLQADEPEDYVLATGAAFTVRDFVEAAFNHVDLDWREHVRFDQRYLRPTEVDALIGDASKAERLVGWRASVRAPELARIMVDADIAALKEAGSPGIDTPMLPVWS
- a CDS encoding GDP-L-fucose synthase family protein; this encodes MEYKRFSPGPVDRHAPVYVAGHRGMVGSAICRQLSARGFTNVLTRTHEELDLTDRHATFSFFEQARPQVVVLAAARVGGILANSTFPVDFISDNLQIQVNVLDAALGQRVERLLFLGSSCIYPKFAPQPIAEDSLLTGALEPTNDAYAIAKIAGIIQVQSVRRQYGLPWISAMPTNLYGPHDNFSETTSHVLPALVRRYDEAKAAGQATVTNWGSGAPRREFLHVDDMASACLHLLENYDGPSQVNVGTGTDHTIREVAQIVADAVGYTGETRWDTGKPDGTPRKLLDVSRLRATGWTAQIPLERGIAETVDWYRNHHLSARV